In Nissabacter sp. SGAir0207, the genomic stretch TGTGCTGGCGCCTACCAAAGACGTGGTGATCGCTGAGGCTGAAAGGTTGAACACCAGTACGTTACCTGAAGAGGCTAAAGAGAAATTTTTGCTGCGCGCCAGCGGACTGTCCTTCTTTAATACCTCGAAGATGGATCTTGGCAAGATGGGGCAACATCACATCAAAGCCAATCTGGAAAATTACATTCACTCTTTCTCCAAAGACGCCCGTGAAATCTTTGAGCATTTTAATTTCATTGAGCTTCTCGGCCATTTGCAGGAAGCCAATCTGCTTTTTAAGGTGATGGAGAGGTTTGCGACCACCGATCTCAGTCCCAAAAAACTTTCCAACCACACGATGGGCTTGGTGTTTGAAGAGCTAATCCGCCGCTTTGCGGAGAGTTCCAATGAGACCGCTGGGGAGCACTTTACTCCGCGCGATATTGTGCGTTTGACCACCTCATTGGTGTTCATGCATGACAATGATCTCCTGCTGAAAGAGGGTATCATCCGCACCCTTTACGACCCGACGGCAGGTACTGGCGGTTTTCTCTCCTCTGGTATGGAGTATGTGCACAAACTGAATCCACATGCAGTCATACGCGCCTTTGGTCAGGAGCTGAACCCGGAATCCTATGCCATCTGTAAAGCGGACATGCTGATTAAGGGCCAGGATGTCAGCCGTATCAAGCTGGGCAACACGCTTTCTAACGACCAACTCCCACAAGATCAATTTGACTACATGCTCTCCAACCCGCCATTCGGTGTGGATTGGAAAAAGATTGAACGCGAGATCAACGACGAGCACCAACTGAAGGGCCTTAATGGCCGCTTTGGTCCGGGCCTGCCGCGCGTTTCTGATGGCTCGCTGCTGTTTCTGTTGCATCTCATCAGCAAAATGCGCGACAGCCACACGGATGGCGCGGCGAGCGGTGGCGGACGTATCGGGATTATTCTCAACGGCTCCCCACTGTTTACCGGTGGGGCGGGTAGCGGTGAGAGTGAAATCCGCCGCTATATTCTGGAAGCCGACTTGCTGGAGGGCATCGTCGCGCTGCCAACCGATATGTTCTACAACACGGGCATCGCGACCTATGTCTGGATTTTGTCGAACAAAAAATCAGAAGAGCGCAAAGGCAAAGTGCAGCTGATCGATGGCACCAACTTGTACGGGAAAATGCGTAAATCGCTAGGCTCGAAGCGTAACCTGATGGGTGAAGACGATATCAGGCTGATTACGCAGACCTTCGGCGATTTTGAAATGGTTGCTACGACTTCGTTGGAAAAACGTGGACTGGAAAAAGCATCCGAACAGACATCCAACCGTGGCCGCCAGTCTGCCACGACGAAAACTGAAACCTCGAAAACCTTCGCCAGCAAAATCTTCAACACCACCGATTTCGGTTATCGCCGCCTGACCATTGAACGCCCACTGCGGTTATCTGCACAGGTGACGGATGAAGCCATTGCCACCCTACGCTTTGCACCAAAGCCGTTTAATGCGCCGATGGAACGTCTATATGAAGCGTTTTCTGCGCAGTGGCAGAGAGATAACTACGGTGATTTCTCTGAGCTGGAAGTAGAAGCGCGCGCCATTATCAAAGCGGAATTTGCTGAGCTGAAAGATAAGCAAATCAAGGGCCTGTTAGACAGAGAGCTGTGGCGGACACAACGCGCGTTAATGGATAAAGCACAGCAAATTCAGACGGCATTGGGTGCGCAGGCGGGGGGTAAAGCGGTTGTCAGCCATGACTTCAACCAGTTCCAGCTCACGCTCAAAGAAGCGATTAAAACCGCGGGCGTGAAGCTGGATGCCAAAGAGAATAAACAGTTCATTGACGCCATCACCACTAAAAATCCGAATGCCGAACCAGTAATCAAAAAGGTGCTGAAAGAAGCCGCCCAGCCGCTCTACGGCGCATTTGAGTACCAAGGCAAAGTGGTGGAATTTGAGCAGGATGGCGATCTGCGGGATAACGAGAACGTACCGCTAAACCCGGCGGTCTCCACCAGCGACCTGATTGAAAACTATTTCGAGTCTGAGGTACTGCCGCATGTAGCCGATGCGTGGATTAATGCCGATAAGCGTGATGCGAAGGATGGTGAAGTAGGGATTGTTGGTTACGAGATTCCGTTCAACCGGCACTTCTATGTTTACCAGCCGCCACGCCCGCTGGAAGAAATTGATGCCGATCTGGATGCGGTCAGCGCCGAGATTATGAAGCTGCTGCAGGAGGTACATTCGTGATGGCTAAGTATAAGGCGTATCCGGAGTATAAGGATTCTGGGGTGGAGTGGTGTACTGTGCTACCTCGTGGCTGGAAACGGGTTAATTTGAGGTGGTTATCCAATATCTATGCAGGAGGCACTCCTTCCAAAAATATTATGGATTACTGGGAAAATGGCACAGTACCTTGGATTAACTCGGGAGCAGTAAACCAAAGTTATGTAACAGAGCCGTCCACATTTATTTCAAAAGCTGCGTTTGAAAATAGTAGTGCCAAGTGGATACCAAAAGGAGCTCTGGTTGTCGCTTTAGCTGGACAAGGGAAAACTAAAGGTATGGTTGCTCAGCTTGGTATAAATACCACATGCAATCAGTCAATGGCTGCAATCGTATTACACAGTGAGATGCAATCCAGTTATATATTTTGGTGGCTTACATCTAACTATCAAAATATACGCAATATGGCGGGCGGAGATCTAAGAGATGGATTAAACCTTGAACTATTGGGAAATGTACAATGTCCTCAGCCGTCTGATTATGAGTGTACTAAAATTTCCATGTTCCTCGACCACGAAACTGCAAAAATCGATAACCTAATCGAGAAGCAACAGCAACTGATTGAACTGTTGAAAGAAAAACGTCAGGCAGTGATTAGCCATGCCGTTACCAAAGGGCTAAACCCTAATGTGCCGATGAAAGATTCTGGTGTTGAATGGTTGGGGGAAGTTCCGGAGCATTGGAGTTTAAAAAGTTTCCGATATGCTTGCTTAATTTATAGAGGTAAATTTGGCCACCGTCCTCGAAATGACCCTTCTTTATATGATGGTGACTACCCTTTTATTCAAACAGGGGATGTTGCTCGAGCAAGTAAATTCATTGAGACATATTCACAAACACTCAATGAAAAGGGAAAGGCTGTAAGTCAATTATTCCCATCTGGAACGTTGATGATGGCAATTGCTGCAAACATTGGGGATACGGCTATTCTTGGATTTGAGGCATACGCTCCAGACAGCGTTGTTGGATTCAAGCCCTATCAAAACCTTCATCTGGAATTCTTGCGCTACAGTTTTATGGCTGCGTTACCCGCGTTAGAACAAACATCGACACAAAGCACCCAAGCAAATTTGAATATTGATAGAATTGGTGCGGTTAAAGCAGTTTTTCCTTCCTTGGAGGAACAGCTAGATATCATCGATTATTTAGATAATATGTTGTGTTCGTATGATTCAATTGAAGAAAATGCCAACCAAGCCATCCAAC encodes the following:
- a CDS encoding restriction endonuclease subunit S — encoded protein: MAKYKAYPEYKDSGVEWCTVLPRGWKRVNLRWLSNIYAGGTPSKNIMDYWENGTVPWINSGAVNQSYVTEPSTFISKAAFENSSAKWIPKGALVVALAGQGKTKGMVAQLGINTTCNQSMAAIVLHSEMQSSYIFWWLTSNYQNIRNMAGGDLRDGLNLELLGNVQCPQPSDYECTKISMFLDHETAKIDNLIEKQQQLIELLKEKRQAVISHAVTKGLNPNVPMKDSGVEWLGEVPEHWSLKSFRYACLIYRGKFGHRPRNDPSLYDGDYPFIQTGDVARASKFIETYSQTLNEKGKAVSQLFPSGTLMMAIAANIGDTAILGFEAYAPDSVVGFKPYQNLHLEFLRYSFMAALPALEQTSTQSTQANLNIDRIGAVKAVFPSLEEQLDIIDYLDNMLCSYDSIEENANQAIQLLQERRTALISAAVTGKIDVRDWVAPDTQEVEEPEEITA
- a CDS encoding class I SAM-dependent DNA methyltransferase is translated as MADNNFSQIVAFIWSVADLLRGDFKQSQYGRIILPFTLLRRLECVLAPTKDVVIAEAERLNTSTLPEEAKEKFLLRASGLSFFNTSKMDLGKMGQHHIKANLENYIHSFSKDAREIFEHFNFIELLGHLQEANLLFKVMERFATTDLSPKKLSNHTMGLVFEELIRRFAESSNETAGEHFTPRDIVRLTTSLVFMHDNDLLLKEGIIRTLYDPTAGTGGFLSSGMEYVHKLNPHAVIRAFGQELNPESYAICKADMLIKGQDVSRIKLGNTLSNDQLPQDQFDYMLSNPPFGVDWKKIEREINDEHQLKGLNGRFGPGLPRVSDGSLLFLLHLISKMRDSHTDGAASGGGRIGIILNGSPLFTGGAGSGESEIRRYILEADLLEGIVALPTDMFYNTGIATYVWILSNKKSEERKGKVQLIDGTNLYGKMRKSLGSKRNLMGEDDIRLITQTFGDFEMVATTSLEKRGLEKASEQTSNRGRQSATTKTETSKTFASKIFNTTDFGYRRLTIERPLRLSAQVTDEAIATLRFAPKPFNAPMERLYEAFSAQWQRDNYGDFSELEVEARAIIKAEFAELKDKQIKGLLDRELWRTQRALMDKAQQIQTALGAQAGGKAVVSHDFNQFQLTLKEAIKTAGVKLDAKENKQFIDAITTKNPNAEPVIKKVLKEAAQPLYGAFEYQGKVVEFEQDGDLRDNENVPLNPAVSTSDLIENYFESEVLPHVADAWINADKRDAKDGEVGIVGYEIPFNRHFYVYQPPRPLEEIDADLDAVSAEIMKLLQEVHS